A single region of the Salvia miltiorrhiza cultivar Shanhuang (shh) chromosome 8, IMPLAD_Smil_shh, whole genome shotgun sequence genome encodes:
- the LOC130999684 gene encoding 6,7,8-trihydroxycoumarin synthase-like has protein sequence MILLLSIFLPIIFFYFLHKTRKTTKSNLPPGPPRLPLIGNLHQLATAGDLHFYLWRLSKKYKSPIIHMKLGSRPLIVVSSPKLAKEVLQTQDLAFCRRPKSTCMQKLTYQYSDITFSPCNDYWREMRKITSIHLLSSKKVQSFRPIREHEISLMTAKISKSASSHEVVNLSEMATALSSSLICRIAFGKRYYDHGSEMRRFKKLLEEFVAITLTFFVSDYIPALGWVDKLVGSMKRLERIFENHDSFYQELIDEHLDPRRAKKKEEEEDILDTLIKLKEDKSDVPFDLNWNSIKALLMNVFLAGAETTATSTIWVMTALIKAPDVMKKLQLEIRNSIGKKGKVDEDDLPKLSYLRAVIMESFRLYPSIPLLVPRETIKKSILDGYEIQPKTIVYVNAWAISRDPEYWENPDEFIPERFLNTNIDLKGKDFGLTPFGSGRRICPGMVMGLVNVELIVANLLYSVDWELPLGIRAEDVDTASMPGLAVAKKNALLLVPYKYRIV, from the exons ATGATACTTCTATTATCCATATTTCTTCCCATAATCTTCTTCTACTTTCTCCACAAAACTCGAAAAACAACAAAATCAAACCTCCCGCCGGGTCCCCCGCGGCTGCCGTTGATCGGAAACCTCCACCAGCTCGCCACCGCCGGCGACCTACACTTTTACCTATGGCGCCTCTCCAAGAAATACAAATCTCCTATCATTCACATGAAATTAGGCTCTCGCCCTCTAATTGTTGTTTCCTCACCAAAATTGGCAAAAGAAGTGCTCCAAACTCAAGATTTGGCATTTTGTAGAAGACCAAAATCCACTTGTATGCAAAAACTAACATACCAATACTCAGATATAACCTTCTCACCATGCAACGATTATTGGAGAGAGATGAGAAAAATCACATCCATTCATCTCTTGAGCTCCAAAAAGGTTCAATCATTCCGCCCCATTCGCGAACACGAAATATCTCTTATGACCGCCAAGATCTCCAAATCTGCTTCCTCTCATgaggttgtgaatttgagtgaGATGGCGACTGCTCTCAGCAGCAGTTTAATATGCAGAATTGCTTTCGGTAAGAGATACTATGATCATGGATCTGAAATGAGGCGATTCAAGAAGCTTCTAGAAGAATTCGTGGCGATCACGCTCACCTTCTTTGTGTCTGATTACATTCCTGCACTCGGTTGGGTAGATAAACTCGTTGGATCGATGAAGAGGCTCGAAAGGATTTTCGAGAATCACGATTCGTTCTACCAGGAACTCATCGATGAGCATCTCGATCCGAGGAGGGcaaagaagaaggaggaagaGGAAGATATTCTTGATACTTTGATCAAGCTTAAAGAAGACAAGTCTGACGTTCCGTTTGATCTCAATTGGAATAGCATCAAAGCCCTACTAATG AATGTATTTTTAGCTGGTGCAGAGACAACTGCCACATCAACCATTTGGGTGATGACAGCACTTATTAAAGCTCCCGACGTCATGAAAAAATTGCAATTAGAAATCAGAAATTCAATAGGCAAAAAGGGCAAAGTAGATGAAGATGATCTGCCCAAACTTTCCTACCTAAGAGCAGTCATCATGGAGTCTTTTCGACTATACCCTTCCATCCCACTTCTTGTACCAAGAGAAACAATCAAAAAGAGCATTCTAGATGGCTATGAAATTCAACCCAAAACGATCGTGTATGTTAATGCATGGGCAATCTCAAGAGATCCCGAGTACTGGGAAAATCCAGATGAGTTCATTCCTGAGAGGTTCTTGAATACAAATATCGACTTAAAAGGAAAAGATTTTGGGCTCACTCCCTTTGGATCAGGCCGAAGAATCTGCCCCGGTATGGTTATGGGACTTGTGAATGTGGAGCTTATTGTTGCAAATTTGCTCTATAGTGTCGATTGGGAATTACCATTGGGTATCCGAGCAGAAGATGTGGATACAGCTTCTATGCCTGGACTCGCAGTGGCGAAGAAAAATGCACTTCTACTTGTTCCTTATAAATATCGTATTGTTTAG
- the LOC130999685 gene encoding 6,7,8-trihydroxycoumarin synthase-like, producing MILLLSIFFPIIFFYLFQKTRKTTKLNLPPGPPRLPLIGNLHQIATAGDLHFYLWRLSKKYNSPIIHMKLGSLPLIVVSSPKLAKEVLQTQDLAFCSRPKSVAMQKLAYQYSDIAFSPYSDNWREMRKITSIHLFSTKKVQSFRPIREDEISLMIAKISKSASSHQVVNLSEMATALSSSLISRIAFGRKYNNNESEMRRFKKLLDEFVEMTHTFFVSDYIPALGWVDKLVGSRKRLDRIFENHDSFYQELIDEHLDPKRAKKEEEEDILDTLIKLKEDKSSSIDLNWNNIKALLMNIFVAGAETSSTAIIWVMTALIKAPNVMKKLQAEIRSTIDKKCKVYEDDLPNLPYLKAVIMESFRLYPSAPLLLPRETSKKSILDGYEIHPKTIVYVNAWAISRDPEYWENPDEFMPERFLNSNTDLKGKDFGLTPFGSGRRICPGMVMGLANVELIVANLLYCFDWELPLGIRPEDVDTAPLPGLAVAKKNALLLVPHKYGTI from the exons ATGATACTTCTATTATCCATATTTTTTCCCATAATCTTCTTCTACCTTTTCCAAAAAACTCgaaaaacaacaaaattaaaTCTCCCGCCGGGTCCCCCACGGCTGCCGTTAATCGGAAACCTCCACCAGATCGCCACCGCCGGCGACCTACACTTTTATCTATGGCGTCTCTCCAAGAAATACAACTCTCCAATTATTCACATGAAATTAGGGTCTCTCCCCCTAATTGTTGTTTCCTCGCCAAAATTGGCAAAAGAAGTGCTCCAAACTCAAGATTTGGCATTTTGTAGCAGGCCTAAATCCGTTGCTATGCAAAAACTAGCATACCAATACTCAGATATAGCCTTCTCACCATACAGCGATAATTGGAGAGAGATGAGAAAAATCACATCCATTCATCTCTTCAGCACCAAAAAGGTTCAATCCTTTCGTCCCATTCGCGAAGATGAAATCTCTCTTATGATCGCGAAGATCTCCAAATCTGCTTCCTCTCAtcaggttgtgaatttgagtgaGATGGCGACAGCTCTCAGCAGCAGTTTGATAAGCAGAATAGCTTTTGGTAGGAAATACAACAATAATGAATCCGAAATGAGGCGATTCAAGAAGCTTCTAGATGAATTTGTGGAGATGACACACACCTTCTTTGTGTCTGATTACATTCCTGCACTTGGTTGGGTGGATAAACTCGTTGGATCGAGGAAGAGGCTCGATAGGATTTTCGAGAATCACGATTCGTTCTACCAGGAGCTCATCGACGAGCATCTGGATCCGAAGAGGGCAAAgaaagaggaggaggaagataTTCTTGATACTTTGATCAAGCTTAAGGAAGACAAGTCCTCTTCCATTGATCTCAATTGGAATAACATCAAAGCCTTACTAATG AACATATTTGTAGCTGGTGCAGAGACAAGTTCCACAGCAATCATTTGGGTGATGACAGCACTGATCAAAGCTCCAAACGTCATGAAAAAGTTACAAGCAGAAATCAGAAGCACGATAGACAAAAAGTGCAAAGTATATGAAGATGATCTTCCCAATCTTCCCTACCTAAAAGCAGTCATCATGGAGTCTTTCCGACTATATCCTTCTGCCCCACTTCTTTTACCAAGAGAAACAAGCAAAAAGAGTATTCTAGATGGCTACGAAATTCATCCCAAGACAATCGTGTATGTTAACGCATGGGCAATCTCAAGAGATCCCGAGTACTGGGAAAATCCAGACGAGTTCATGCCTGAGAGGTTCTTGAATAGCAACACTGACTTAAAAGGAAAAGATTTCGGGCTCACTCCCTTTGGATCAGGCAGAAGAATCTGCCCCGGTATGGTTATGGGGCTTGCAAATGTCGAGCTTATTGTTGCAAATTTGCTCTATTGTTTCGATTGGGAATTGCCGTTGGGGATCCGACCAGAAGATGTTGATACAGCTCCACTGCCTGGACTCGCAGTGGCGAAGAAAAATGCACTTCTACTTGTTCCACATAAATATGGTACGATTTAG
- the LOC130999687 gene encoding 6,7,8-trihydroxycoumarin synthase-like has product MILLLSIFLPIIFFYLLHKTRKTTKSNLPPGPPRLPLIGNLHQLVTAGDLHFYLWRLCKKYKSPIIHMKLGSLPLIIVSSPKLAKEVLQTQDLSFCSRPKSFAMQKLSYQYSEIIFSPYSDNWREMRKFTTIHLFSTKKVQSFRPIREDEISLMIAKISESASSHQVVNLSEMATALSCSLICRIAFGKRYNNHEMRRFKNLLDEFVAISLVFFVSDYVPALGWVDKLVGSMKRLDRIFENHDSFYQELIDEHLDPRRAEKKEEEEDILDTLIKLKEDKSSPIDLNWNRIKALLMNIFVAGAETSSTATIWTMTTLIKAPNIMKKLQDEIRSSIGKKGKVDEDDLPKLPYLKAVIKESFRLYPSAPLLIPRETIKKSILDGYEIHPKTIVYVNAWAISRDPEYWENPDEFIPERFLNSNIDLKGKDFEFIPFGSGRRICPGMVMGLANVELIVANLLYCFDWELPLGIRPEDVDTAPLPGLAVAKKNALLLVPHKYGTV; this is encoded by the exons ATGATACTTCTATTATCCATATTTCTTCCCATAATCTTCTTCTACCTTCTCCACAAAACTCGAAAAACAACAAAATCAAACCTCCCGCCGGGTCCCCCGCGGCTTCCGTTGATCGGAAACCTCCACCAGCTCGTCACCGCCGGCGACCTACACTTTTACCTATGGCGCCTCTGCAAGAAATACAAATCTCCTATCATTCACATGAAATTAGGCTCTCTCCCACTAATTATTGTTTCCTCACCAAAATTAGCAAAAGAAGTGCTCCAAACTCAAGATTTGTCATTTTGTAGCCGACCAAAATCCTTTGCTATGCAAAAACTATCATACCAATACTCAGAAATAATCTTCTCACCATACAGCGATAATTGGAGAGAGATGAGAAAATTCACAACCATTCATCTCTTCAGCACCAAAAAGGTTCAATCTTTCCGCCCCATTCGCGAAGATGAAATCTCTCTTATGATCGCGAAGATCTCCGAGTCTGCTTCCTCTCAtcaggttgtgaatttgagtgaGATGGCGACGGCTCTCAGCTGCAGTTTGATATGCAGAATTGCTTTCGGTAAGAGATACAACAATCACGAAATGAGGCGATTCAAAAATCTTCTAGATGAATTTGTGGCGATCTCACTCGTCTTCTTTGTGTCTGATTACGTTCCTGCTCTCGGTTGGGTGGATAAACTGGTTGGATCGATGAAGAGGCTCGACAGGATTTTCGAGAATCACGATTCATTCTACCAGGAGCTCATCGACGAGCATCTCGATCCGAGGAGAGCGGAGAagaaggaggaggaggaagataTTCTTGATACTTTGATCAAGCTTAAAGAAGACAAGTCTTCTCCCATTGATCTCAATTGGAATCGCATCAAAGCCCTATTAatg AACATATTTGTAGCTGGTGCAGAGACAAGTTCCACAGCAACCATTTGGACGATGACAACACTGATCAAAGCTCCCAACATAATGAAAAAATTGCAAGATGAAATCAGAAGTTCAATAGGCAAAAAGGGCAAAGTAGACGAAGATGATTTGCCCAAACTTCCATACCTAAAAGCAGTGATCAAGGAGTCATTCCGACTATACCCTTCTGCCCCACTTCTTATACCAAGAGAAACAATCAAAAAGAGTATTCTAGATGGCTACGAAATTCATCCCAAGACAATCGTGTATGTTAACGCATGGGCAATCTCAAGAGATCCCGAGTACTGGGAAAATCCAGACGAGTTCATACCTGAGAGGTTCTTAAATAGCAACATTGACTTAAAAGGAAAAGATTTCGAGTTTATTCCCTTTGGATCGGGCAGAAGAATCTGCCCGGGTATGGTTATGGGGCTTGCAAATGTCGAGCTTATTGTTGCAAATTTGCTCTATTGTTTCGATTGGGAATTGCCGTTGGGGATCCGACCAGAAGATGTTGATACAGCTCCACTGCCTGGACTCGCAGTGGCGAAGAAAAATGCACTTCTACTTGTTCCACATAAATATGGTACAGTTTAG